TCTTTCTTTTTCTTGTCGTCGGAGTCGTCTTTGCCGCTATACTCTGGTCCAGTTTGATCGCCATCGGACAAAGTAGTGTATTCACTACCTGTCTCCTGCATGTCAGCAGGGTCCTCCGGCACAGCTACTGCTGCCACGTCCTTTTCGACGTTCATATTTCTGTCTTCTTGTAGAATTAGTAAATCGTTCGTTAGTTTGTATGGAGATCTGTCGGTCTGGCAAAGTGGGCGAGTCAACGAGTGCGGTTACTGGTGTCGTGCTGCAGCGGGTAATAAGTGTTGGAGTGCGCAAAGTGTTGATGTACCACGGTCGGGGCTGTGGGGCTAGCGACAAATGAACCTGGAACTAGGCAGCACTGGAAAGCAAAAGAAGTCAATGGTATGGTTCGCGGGGAGAGGCTCGTGCGGGAAAGAGATCCAATGGGGGACTGCGCGTATGAGACTCCATACACTGATGATGCGATGGACTGGCTGATTCGTCAGAAGCTCGCAATAGTCCTGCATTTTCTGGAAAGTTCAGATCAGTGTCTATGAGCTAACGAGTAGATTCTGGACGCATGCGAGGCAGTCCCACTTTTACGGATGAATGCAGCTGATGCGAAGTCGACGCGAGAAAACGTGACAAGGTTGGAATCATATTTACACTTTTGATCTGAAAGGCGGTATAAACATGTGATAGGACAACTAGAGAATCATGGGTTTATAGAGTGAGTACTTACTACTTCTTCCGTGTTGATCGTTTGCGGGGCACTTTCCCAATGTCCTCGATATCCAGCATTGCACCTGCCACATCCTCGGCTTTGACCTCAGCAAACTCAGCAGCTACTACCTTCTCCTGCACCGCAACTTCACCCCCAGGCGCTTCGACTTTTACTACAGCTTCTTCTCTCTTGACCTTTGTACTTTTCGATACCACTGCAGATGGACACAGACCTCTATCCGCAAGTTTGCAGTTTCCACATTTCCTTCCAACGGGCAAGCATATGGTTTGTCCAAAGCCCACCAGCAAATTGTTGATATCATGCCATTTTTCTTTAGGCAACCATGATTCTAGTGCTGCGCGGGTTTGTTCGGGTGTTTGGGTCTTGTGCCATTTCCATAGGTTGACTATTCGGTGCACATGAACGTCGACGCCTATACCTTCGGTCCGACCCCAGGCTGCGCTCAGACAGAGATATCCCATCTTTGGTCCGACACCCGGTAGTGATACTAGGCCTTCAATACTATCGGGTATGTCCGAGTTCCACTTGTCTCTAAGTATCTCTGCCGTCTGCTTGATGTACTTTGTCTTGAGGTTGTGGAACCCCACCTTATTGATGAATGCATTCAGCGCTGGTGGTTCGAGTGCAAGAACTGATTCAAGGTTGAAGCCCTGTTTATGTTAGCTGTGAGTGGACAATAGAGCGTGCTTGACCTACGCCTGGCATCTTCTCCTGCATGTTCCGCATAACAGGTGCCAGAACGGTATCCTTGGTCTGGCTGCTGAGCATCAAGGCTATAAGCGTCTGGAATCGTTGGTCGCGCGGCGTCCTCTGCCTCTCCGCCAGACTCTCACATCCCATGGTATCCACCGGAGCAACGTTTTCATTGCGCATCTCCCTGGTTAGGGCATACATCTCCTCCCAGTTCGCCGGCGGTTCAATCTTGACTGTTCCATCACTAGTTTTGGTCTTTTTCGCAGGCGCAGCGCGCGCTTTCTTCGTCTTTGGAGCTTTCTTCGGTGACGTGATCGCAGTGATTGAAGTTTCCTCTACTTCATGCTTAATAACAACTGGATTGCTTTGGCCCCTTTTCCTCTTCTTGGGTGCTGGTTGCGTGTCATTGTCCGAGCTCGGATCCGGCGGCACAGAACTCAATGCAGAATCAGACGCGTTCATCGTATCATTTTCAGCTTCTGCCTTGATCATGCTTGCTCCGGCACTGGGGTTCGCTGCATTCGATGCGGTTCGGGGTTGACGCAAGGCTCTCCGCGTGCTGCTCGCAGCAAGGATTCGCGCTGTATCGCGGGAGATGCGTGAGGTCCGCATCGTAGGCTGGAGATGGTTGATGCCCCTGAAAGAAAGCCCGTCGTGACAACCTGGGGAGGTGAAGCTGCGCGACAGTAATGACGACGACGCGCATCCTTGTACGTAAGCAGCCAATAAGCGCAGATGGAGCTTAGCACGATAGCGCGACATCACGTGCAAAACTCAAAGTCCGGTTTTCTCTTTGCGTATGACGTCATTAGAGTTATCTAAGATTTCTAGTGAAAATAGTCCAGCTAGAATCAATAGATTTACTAATTTCCCGATTAATAAAAACTTAGCATCTAATTCTCTCTTTACATATGACGTCATTTAAACTACTAGAGATTTCTAGTGAAAAAGGCTCAGCTAGAATCAACAGATTTCCCGATTGCCTAATTAGGAAATGACCAAAATTCTAGCTGAATCACGCTTCAGGGTCTCCCTTCACCCAAAATACCAGCTATCCATAACTGTGGGCGTGCCCGACACGTCTCTTCAGATGTCTTGTGTCGCGTATGTCCTTTTTTTTCAAGTTACTCGCCTGTGACATCTTACGACATGGAGTGATACCATGATTATGGTGTTCTACGCGGTTTTGCTACAAATCTTCCACGATGGCGCATCCTGTTCCGGCTGGACCAAACAACGCAGCATTTGAATCTTGCAATACATCCTCGTATCATATCTTACAGTAGAACCCGAGCAGTTGGTTCGTGCAGGGCCGATGCAAGCTAATTTGGCGCGTGCGGGGACTCGGCAAAATGTCGCAACGTCACGACTTCAAGACACATTGTGTCGTCTACCCTGAACCGAAAGAAGGTGACTACATACCAAGCTCAGACATATAATCACCTACATCAACAAGTGTTATGCTGCGAGAACGAATGAAACAAGTGGAACTCCTGATCCTAGGCGCTGGCTGGACGTCCAACTTCCTAGTCCCGCAACTGGAAGAGGCCAACATACCATACGCTGCAACTACGACTACGGGAAGAGATGGCACAATACCTTTCAAGTTTGACCCAGAGTCAGGAGATTCGGAGCCTTATAAACGCCTGCCCGCTGCCGAGACGGTGCTCATCACCTTTCCTTTGGTGGGCCACAACCAGTCGAAGGCTCTAGTCGGATTGTATCGCTCCTTACACGGAGCGAAGAACAACTGGATCCAGCTGGGCTCGACTGGTATTTTTAACCAGCTTCCCAATGAGTGGAGCACTTCTGACTCCCACTATGACAAGCACAATAAGCGAGCCATCGCAGAAGACGAGCTACTCTCACTACACGGCTGCGTGTTGAACCTCTCTGGACTTTATGGTGGCGAGCGCGTCCCTTCAAGGTGGCTCTCTCGTATTGTCAAGTCAAAAGAGGATATACAAAAGCGTGGGGCAGTACATTTCGTCCACGGCGATGACGTCGCGCGTGCCATCATCGCTACTCATCGGAATTTTACTCCGGGAAAACGCTGGATTGTATCAGATCTACGTGTCTACGATTGGTGGGATCTCATCATGAGTTTCAGTGCCACAGTCAGTTTGTCTGCCGGAGAAGAGCAGCAGCTCGCTCAAAAATGTGCTGGGTGGGTTGGCGAGCTCATGGCGGAGGAAAACGTTCGCGCTCTGCCCCGCGACACGAGTACTTTGGGTCTGAAGTTAGACTCTAGAGAATTTTGGCAGCATCACGCGATGTGGCCTCAGCATAAACGATTATCCTGAGGTCGTAGAGGTCGTTTTGAGCAGTTTAGTATGTAATCATACTTTTTGTAGGCGTCTGTGTGGCTGCTGCTATGAAAGTTCTGCTGCAAAACAAACACACAAATTTATAGACCCTGACGTTTTTAGGCGTTTTCTCGGCTGTGCCATGGAAACGAAGACATCGCCCAAGGAATAGCCTACATAGACGTATGATTACTGCCTACAATCCACTAGCGTCTCTCGCATTATTGGTAGTTCATATTTATAAGTGAGGACTTGGACAGTCAAGCGGTAATACTTACCTAAGTCATGACTGCCCCGTAATTTATCCACTGTTAGACCTACCGCACATGTGTCCATCCTCGCTTCGCAGAGTATAAAAAGTGTACCTCCCACTCATCCTTTCCTCTTAGTCTCCAGTGTCTTAATATTCTTGCACTGATCCCAACGTCTCAAAGCCCTTCTAGCAAGCAATACTCTCATAGACACACATACACAAAAACACATACTCCCTCTACATCAATACCCTCTTCCAGCGCAATCATGCCGCGCCTACCCAAGAACAATCAACAAGGCGGCTCGAGCGTGACCAAGGTCACCAAAAAAAGACAAACTCGCCGTAAGacatcatcaccaccatctTCGCCTTCTCCTCCTCCCACTACTCACTGGAGTGACGAAATGGGGCAAACCCTTAACTTTGGGCGTCCGGTTCCCTTCCAGGACAACTGGCGGCCGTCTCCTCCGGCTCCAGCACCACAACCTCAACAACATGGGGTTTATGCCCAGGGCCCTTTTCCTGGGCAAGCGCAAAATGAACATTCTGTTGCGAATACCCATTTTTACTCCTACACTGCGCAGGAGTCGCAGGGATACGGACAGGTACAGGGTACCCAGAACAACTTCGCTGCCCCGTCACAGCAGCAACCCTACTTTTCACAAGACCCTCAGATGGTCTTCGCTGCACAGATGCAGCCACAAGGTATTGGTACATACCAGACCCACAACAACTTCGCTGCCCCGACACAGCAGCAGCCGTACCCTCAAATACAGGGTATGCCGAATACATTGGCTGCTATGTCAGAGCAGCAAGAACAAAATTCATTCCTGCCTCTCCAGGAGCCAAGCCAGGAGATACCTGCTCCCCTCCCCGAGCTGTACCAAGACCCCCCGGTGCAGACCACTCAGCAGCGAGATGATGTGTCTGCGCCTACCGCGCCGGATACGATCGACCCATTTTTGCTGGACACAAGCGCAAATGTGCCGGCTACGCAAGGCGCGTCTATCCCAGACGCAAACCAACCCATCGTCGCATTCACTACCTCCTCCAAACAAGAACTCCTCGAATGGATTCCCACCGAGCCCGTCTACTCCAACCCCGACTTCGACGCCTCGCTCGACGTCTTTGACTACGACGCCTACGCAGAACAATAGACTGCGTTGCATATTTGGGATGACGTGATAAAGGGATGGCTGTACCCTGTACCGGGTTGAGTGCCGTTACAACGTTTGATTGACAGATGATGGTTGTTATTATATACAGTAGTTTTGAATGAAGTTTCGATTATACTCATGTCTTTGAACGTGTCTGTGTGTGCATCGATATGTATAATATTTTCAGTATTCTCTAAAGAAAATCCGCTCTTTCACTCATGGTATAAGCAATACGAACAGAGATATAATACCCCGCTAACTTGAGAACTCCTGCGAAAGAAAAAAGAAACAAAAACAACCCACCAATACCTCCCCCTTCTACCACAAGTAATCAGGAAACGGAGTACATGTATGTTTACACCAACCGCCATTTTAATGGCGGTGCTTCTCTTCTGTGGAGAATTCGTTGCTTTGATATAAATTAAAAAAAAAATTGGTTGCGATAGTTTCGGGTCGACTGTACCACGGTACCAACGTCGCTGCTATCCGCTATTCTCACGTGCGAACCATACATCATGATCTAACTACATCATCATATGCAACATCACGATGACCAACTCTCAACGTACTCATCATTACAACTACCTTTTTTCCCAAAGAACCACCGCATGTAACTCAGAGATTAAATGCATCACAATAGACATGTGTGTATGATTAGCTAACCAGTTGGTATTGTGAAGTGGCATGTAGCACGAACCCGGGCATTACCAAGGAGCAACCTTTTCAACATCGCTCCTTGGTAATGCCCGTGTGTGTATGTGTATGCGATCTATTCTATGCTGACGCTGATGTGAGAAAGATGTTGGATGCGACAATGGATGTGATACTGTTTTGGTGATGAACGCTCAAAATATGGTACCATGGTACAGTCGACCTTAGAGCGAGGCACCCGAGACTACCGCATCCAAAGATTACATCAAAGCAGCAAATTTGCGGTCGAAGAGAACCCCTATCAGGTGATGCATAAACATGTGGTAGATGGATACAAAAGCAAGCCCCCCGCAACGCTATGCAAGCCAGAAAATGCTTCGGCCAGTCCAGGCCATGAGTAACACTGAGAAAAAAACAAAACTCTAAAGGTATAAAAAGATAA
The sequence above is a segment of the Pyrenophora tritici-repentis strain M4 chromosome 3, whole genome shotgun sequence genome. Coding sequences within it:
- a CDS encoding Vesicle coat complex COPII, subunit SEC24-subunit SFB2-subunit SFB3, with the translated sequence MPRLPKNNQQGGSSVTKVTKKRQTRRKTSSPPSSPSPPPTTHWSDEMGQTLNFGRPVPFQDNWRPSPPAPAPQPQQHGVYAQGPFPGQAQNEHSVANTHFYSYTAQESQGYGQVQGTQNNFAAPSQQQPYFSQDPQMVFAAQMQPQGIGTYQTHNNFAAPTQQQPYPQIQGMPNTLAAMSEQQEQNSFLPLQEPSQEIPAPLPELYQDPPVQTTQQRDDVSAPTAPDTIDPFLLDTSANVPATQGASIPDANQPIVAFTTSSKQELLEWIPTEPVYSNPDFDASLDVFDYDAYAEQ
- a CDS encoding Epimerase domain containing protein encodes the protein MLRERMKQVELLILGAGWTSNFLVPQLEEANIPYAATTTTGRDGTIPFKFDPESGDSEPYKRLPAAETVLITFPLVGHNQSKALVGLYRSLHGAKNNWIQLGSTGIFNQLPNEWSTSDSHYDKHNKRAIAEDELLSLHGCVLNLSGLYGGERVPSRWLSRIVKSKEDIQKRGAVHFVHGDDVARAIIATHRNFTPGKRWIVSDLRVYDWWDLIMSFSATVSLSAGEEQQLAQKCAGWVGELMAEENVRALPRDTSTLGLKLDSREFWQHHAMWPQHKRLS
- a CDS encoding Nth, EndoIII-related endonuclease translates to MRTSRISRDTARILAASSTRRALRQPRTASNAANPSAGASMIKAEAENDTMNASDSALSSVPPDPSSDNDTQPAPKKRKRGQSNPVVIKHEVEETSITAITSPKKAPKTKKARAAPAKKTKTSDGTVKIEPPANWEEMYALTREMRNENVAPVDTMGCESLAERQRTPRDQRFQTLIALMLSSQTKDTVLAPVMRNMQEKMPGGFNLESVLALEPPALNAFINKVGFHNLKTKYIKQTAEILRDKWNSDIPDSIEGLVSLPGVGPKMGYLCLSAAWGRTEGIGVDVHVHRIVNLWKWHKTQTPEQTRAALESWLPKEKWHDINNLLVGFGQTICLPVGRKCGNCKLADRGLCPSAVVSKSTKVKREEAVVKVEAPGGEVAVQEKVVAAEFAEVKAEDVAGAMLDIEDIGKVPRKRSTRKKYS